The genomic interval gccagttgatattgcgatgacgattaaaaacacgatatattgtgcagccctagttagcCACTTAATAGattcccattgtttttttggggctggcgagtgaagcaaatctaccagccgtTTGCATATTCCACCAGCGTTTAGCTGGTAGATGGCGCTAAATTTCGGAGCCTGATCAGCACCACGGCTGGAATCCTAAATGGCCTCATGATCTAACTTTTAATTTAGCTGCCTAATGGGATCTATTTAGCTGTATTAGATTTCAGATTTAGTTTTATTGTCCTTGAGGGATATTTGTCATTTGTGAATCAACATCCAAGTTCTCCCCCAGTTATCTTAATTGTTGTACATCTCCCTCACCTAAATGCAAAGCATTTAAATGGTTGTGTTGAATAATTGAAACGCACAGTTGCCTTCTGGTGTGAGCATCCAGTGTAACCCCTCTAAGCTGTCCTCACTACGTACCTGTCTCCTTGCAGCTGTGCTTGTTAGCAAAGTGCTTCAAGCCCGCCCTGCCCTTCTTGGAATTGGACATGATGGACATCTGTAAGGAGAACGGAGCTTACGACGCAAAGCACTTTTTATGTTACTACTACTACGGTGGCATGATCTACACGGGCCTCAAAAACTTCGAAAGAGCACTGTATTTTTATGAACAGGTACTCTCACACTCCCAAAATACCCAGATACACACTCAGTTACATGTACTGACATGCATGCGTGCAATGGCATAGCACACATTCTTTGGCAATTGGTTTCTAATGTGACCATTAATTCTTCAGAGTTTTTCTCGTACTTGCGCAGGGCTTACAATTCTCAGGCACTACGCCTGAATCCAGGCATGGTGcagttttaacatttttataatgacttaaagtgctcatattatgctttttggctttttccctttcctttattgtgtcattttatcttttttttgtgcatgtttagGTTTACAAtatgaaaaagcccaaagtcccccccaaaggaacttaccatctccaacagaaaactctgttcccaaactgctccaaacagctctattgtagtccagcctttacttcagagacaaatgtggtcactttgtaacacacgttataatgctcgcctagctgctagcgtggtacgccctcatactctgcttctgactggctagtagtccttacctagctactgagcatgtgcgactcccaacaaagatggaacagaagtgagatgtctcactctgtagctaaaacagagagctcaacacacagggtgaaaagaggagctgcagcaatgtgcagtacaacaaaaatatggtgtttttggaaaattaaaccatgtaaacctattctgatataacctctaaatagggctgggcgatatcgAGAAAATtggatatcacgatattcttgaccaaatacctcaatatcgatattgcggcgatattctagggttgacagttggtgctctaacaaaatatcttcatacttagattttagataaataatcatcagtaatgtggatgtaatgtctaagtggggaaaaggcaaattatagaacagctacaacagtggtaagttcagaagagtacatcactttactgtaatgcagcctttaaaaccaggaaaagacagcacttatgtcatatcacgatattacgatatccaaaatctaaagatatctagtctcatatcacgatatcgatataatatcgatatattgcccagccctacctctaaatacaattatgaacctaaaattagcataatatgagcactttaattcaATGCATTGTACACATTTCCTCCAGGGCAGCATGTCAGGCTCACAAATGGCTTCTTGCTGTAACCCCTCCTTATGTACGGTTTGCCCTGAATGCATACAAGTTAATTTTGCTCCGGCATATACGTAGatgatcatgtgtgtgtgtctcgtttTCTCTTGTCCAGGCAATAACCACTCCAGCCATGGCAGTGAGCCACATCATGTTGGAAGCCTACAAGAAATACATCCTGGTGTCACTCATTCTCCACGGCAAAGTGCAGCCGCTGCCCAAATACACCTCACAGATAGTAGGGAGGTTCATCAAGGTAAGGGCAAGTAGCACGGATGGAATGAGTAGTATTATGGCCTTGCTGTTTTCGCTTACAGCGGTTACCTTTACATCTGCAGACATGTCAGTAACCGGATTTTCAGCTGATGCAAGCCAGCTCATTATAACCCTGTTAGAATAACCAGATGAAGCTAGTGAAGAAAGGTACACACAGCTGAAACTAATGCAGTAAAGCACTGTTGGCTCGGGACTAGTATTACCAGTGGACCTCATGTTATTTAGAAATCCCCTGCtcaaatttactgacattatccCTAGGGTTTGGTACCGAAATCGGTACTTTTTTAGGTACCAACCGAATTACGTCAGTACTACCGAGGACCGATTGACTTcaaatcaaacggtgccaaatttcggtaccccCAGAGCGcataagcgcaagcttatctgtcctctcggCATGTTGACGAGAGCGGcgatccaacacacacacacacacacacacacacacacacacacacacacacacacacacacacactcagagctGTGGTGCGTTGACGGGGCGAAACAACGTTGACTTTGTTTAAGTCAACGGTGAAAGCGTggttacacttttcaaaactccacGCAGACAGCGTCTATAACGGCGAGGCGAAGGCGGTCACGGCACGGTTAACGTTAGACTTCCTCTGCGACAGGCAGGCACCACTATGCTCTCTATGCCCtgttgactgactgacaggctggaggttgtaaggcaaggcaactttatttctacagcacattatagcaacaaggcaatttacatgaaacataAAAGAGCCgttttaaaaagagagagaaaataaaaacaggctaaaatagaataagatacaaatacaaaaatatttttttatttcatatttatacCATGTGTATATGTAATAAATGAGCTGTTAACAGCCAATGCCCACAAGAGATTTCACTGTGGCCGGCTTTTTTCTTAGCTTCCAGACGGAGTGTCTCCACGTGTACCAAATCCTGTTCAGCTCCAAAGGAAATGAGGCGACTATAGggacttaataataataataataataataataataataataataataataatagtgttgATTGCAGtgtgaacacactgtaaaacccAGGGAAGATCTAGTTCTGCagttgatcattggttgtgtgCCATTAAgtaatttctttttctctgtgttctttcttctttgtttttctcttcccGCTGCCCATAGCCCCTGAGCAATGCATACCACGAGATGGCTCAGGTCTACACCACCAACAACCCGGCCGAGTTGCGCGGCGTGGTCAACAAACACAGCGAGACCGCCCGCACGAGACAGCAACACAGGCCTGGTCAAACAgtgcctctcctccctctacAAGAAGAACATCCAGAGGCTAACAAAGGTGGACGCGCTTGTGTGTCCTCGTATTCTTAATGCGAGCCGGATGTTTTCGCGAGGAAATATGAGTGAAATTGATCCACTCCTTACTTCTTCATGTGGGGATGAGGTGGTGAAGGATTGAACTGTACTGTATAACCGCTGTTTGGATTTGGGTTAAGGATTAAATTAAGTTTAGTCAGAGGGATATGGAATGTATACAGAACGTTTAAaactttagtgtgtaacttttttaatattaatgaacgttttacattcaagccattgccaaatgagttgctacaaatctaattaagactatcagctccacacaactctctctggatttctcagtatggctatgttcagaagattgtggcgtccggtgactttcccgcgcagaaactcaagtgaagataatgacctcttctgaagagtccatcatgtttatttaatcctccatgtcctccttggctactacaataaaggaaagggaaaaagccaaaaagcataatatgagcactttaagaagaAGAGATATTTATATTAATCCCCAagggggaaattacattttacacCCGGTtacatacattaaacacaacctAGCTTtgatttgtgtattttgttttctgttttttttttatttattttttttttttatgctttgctACAGTTGGCTGGTGCAATATTTTGCTTTTAAATCGAGCTGTGTTATCTTTAATCAACCGAATGCAAAGATCCCACAAACGCTCAACCAAAGAAAAGTAACCGTACACGATGTTACGCTCATAGGGCTCAGCAGATCCTTTTGTCtaatctgtttttaatttcactCCATGCGTCTCCTGCAGACCTTTCTGACACTGTCTTTGCAAGACATGGCGAGTCGAGTGCAGCTTTCCGGCCCCCTGGAAGCAGAGAAATACGTCTTACACATGGTGAGTTGGTCCGGAAAGATCAAAGCATGAAAATCTAACGTGCCATCTGTAcacttaaaggtgccgtaggtaggattgcaaagATCCCGGACTTAcgcagtccctcccccctttctgctaaagcccaaaatggtctcctaagcccctccccataaagggagaatgaatgcgtgtgcatgagcagtgattgacatgctgttagacactccccccaccccccaaccctgattggtgcatctgaacagggagcgtggatttttgcaaatcgcactacaggctgtaggagccggatttttttctaatgacctgcttcatgtagttctactggaacatagggtcagtttcagcaaatacgacagaaagttagttttataaggcttacctactgcacctttttaacCTTAAATCAAAAGCAATGTTTCAACGCTCCTCGTCGTGCTTCCGTTGCAGATTGAAGACGGTGAGATCTACGCTAGCATTAACCAAAAGGACGGCATGGTCTGCTTCCACGACAACCCCGAAAAATACAACAACCCGGCAATGCTCCACAAAATTGACCAAGAGGTGAGGACGTCCAACTCTCGTTTGCAGCCTCGTCTTTTGCTTTGCATGACGTCCTGTCATGATGCTATGTTATGTAACTACTTTTAAAGGGAagcttttgttattgttttctcCTTTTCAGATGTTGAAATGTATAGAGCTGGATGAGAAACTAAAGTCTATGGATCAAGAAATCACAGTAAACCCACAATTTGTGCAGAAGGTGAGACAAtcaaataatatataaagatttttttttaattcttttaaaaaaaaaaaattgttttacaCATATAATTAAATTATGTCTTTTGCTTTTTAGAATCTCAACATATCTTTCCTTGCGAATATCGTGGGTTTTTAGCTTGTGGCTCATTGCTAAATTAACAATTTTACTTATGGTGCAAATATGCTTTATATGTGGTagaattattttatattattctaCATGATCAAAGGAATGAACAGTGTAGTACAACGGTAGCTAGTGTTGgaatcagtaaaaaaaaaacatgctctttttttgtatacataatacataatcaAAAACTTGAAGAAGTCGATG from Perca fluviatilis chromosome 21, GENO_Pfluv_1.0, whole genome shotgun sequence carries:
- the cops3 gene encoding LOW QUALITY PROTEIN: COP9 signalosome complex subunit 3 (The sequence of the model RefSeq protein was modified relative to this genomic sequence to represent the inferred CDS: deleted 1 base in 1 codon), yielding MASALEQFVNNVRQLSAQGQMTQLCELINKSGELLAKNLSHLDTVLGALDIQEHSLGVLAVLFVKFSMPNIPDFETLFSQVQLFISTCNGEHIRYATDTFAGLCHQLTNALVERKQPLRGVVILKQAIDKMQMNTNQLTSVHADLCQLCLLAKCFKPALPFLELDMMDICKENGAYDAKHFLCYYYYGGMIYTGLKNFERALYFYEQAITTPAMAVSHIMLEAYKKYILVSLILHGKVQPLPKYTSQIVGRFIKPLSNAYHEMAQVYTTNNPAELRGVVNKHSETAARDSNTGLVKQCLSSLYKKNIQRLTKTFLTLSLQDMASRVQLSGPLEAEKYVLHMIEDGEIYASINQKDGMVCFHDNPEKYNNPAMLHKIDQEMLKCIELDEKLKSMDQEITVNPQFVQKSMGSQEDDVGSKTSSYS